A window of Ignavibacteriales bacterium contains these coding sequences:
- a CDS encoding TetR/AcrR family transcriptional regulator, giving the protein MKQANTKQLILSTALDLFSRHGYNGASIRQIARVVGIRESAIYNHYKSKEEIFLAILAEFKSRTISEKILSDDLLDDLSNPEKFLRNFAERLINYWNTPPERKFIRVLLMEQFTHIGNKELSTTDYLNELRKMCRLIFGEMIKTKIVKQFNPEILAEQFIAPLFLIRTEHLVSGENKNMSAVFKIVNMHIDFFWSAIKT; this is encoded by the coding sequence TTGAAACAGGCAAATACAAAACAGCTAATATTATCAACAGCTTTAGATCTCTTTTCTCGGCATGGATATAATGGAGCTTCAATAAGACAGATCGCACGTGTGGTTGGCATTAGGGAAAGCGCGATTTATAATCATTACAAATCAAAAGAAGAAATATTTTTAGCTATCCTCGCTGAATTCAAATCAAGAACTATTAGCGAAAAAATTTTAAGCGATGATCTCCTTGACGATCTGTCTAATCCGGAAAAATTCTTGCGAAACTTTGCAGAACGATTGATAAACTATTGGAATACGCCGCCGGAAAGAAAATTTATTCGCGTACTTTTGATGGAACAGTTTACGCATATCGGGAACAAAGAACTTTCCACGACCGATTACTTAAACGAGCTCCGTAAAATGTGCCGTTTGATCTTTGGTGAAATGATTAAAACCAAAATAGTTAAACAGTTCAATCCCGAGATTCTTGCAGAACAATTTATTGCTCCGTTATTTCTCATACGTACAGAACATCTTGTCTCTGGTGAGAATAAAAACATGAGTGCGGTTTTTAAGATCGTAAATATGCATATTGATTTTTTCTGGTCTGCAATCAAAACTTAA
- a CDS encoding SpoIIE family protein phosphatase: protein MAAKSTVELDKLEYLSLLKRIKFFQTIIHEISARKPLHELLDQIISSSKKLLDTEAASLLLYDKNKSVLYFHTVSGRKGASLKSKPLKLGEGIGGWVAMKKESLIINDCYSDPHFNKDFDTSTGFKTRNMICVPMIDKNELVGIIQAINKKNSGKFNTEDLHLFEALGAQCAVAIENARLNEIEIKAEQTKHEMETAWKIQQRFLPEILPTVKNVDVCIKLKPAREIGGDYFNVIQIDNETTLFFVADVSGKSIPAALIVSTLYSFLQFYFIVRKENYNAIEFVQSFNRFLISSTTSDKFVTAWFGFYGQSNKNLISINAGHNPTYLFKHGNSSFEKLSAGGLLLGSIDLPYSSEIINLQTGDMIVFYTDGIPEAMNKNEEEFGEERFEKLLSKNKTLDVSKLSKIVFDEIKLFRGDAEQSDDITLGILRIK, encoded by the coding sequence ATGGCAGCAAAATCTACGGTCGAGCTTGATAAACTTGAATATCTCTCCCTTCTAAAGAGAATAAAGTTTTTTCAAACTATCATACATGAAATTTCTGCAAGAAAACCCCTTCACGAGTTGCTTGATCAAATAATTTCTTCGAGCAAAAAACTATTAGACACCGAAGCTGCTTCTCTTTTGCTGTATGATAAAAACAAATCCGTTTTATACTTTCACACAGTTTCTGGCAGAAAAGGTGCTTCATTAAAATCTAAACCTTTAAAACTTGGCGAGGGAATTGGCGGTTGGGTTGCAATGAAAAAAGAATCGCTTATTATTAACGATTGCTACAGCGATCCGCATTTCAACAAAGATTTTGACACGTCCACAGGTTTCAAGACACGAAATATGATCTGCGTTCCTATGATTGACAAGAACGAATTAGTTGGAATAATACAAGCAATTAACAAAAAGAATAGTGGCAAATTTAACACGGAAGATCTTCATCTTTTCGAAGCCCTTGGCGCTCAGTGCGCTGTTGCAATAGAAAATGCACGATTGAATGAAATAGAAATAAAAGCCGAACAGACAAAACATGAAATGGAAACCGCTTGGAAGATTCAGCAAAGATTCCTTCCGGAAATACTACCAACAGTAAAAAATGTTGATGTCTGTATTAAACTTAAACCGGCACGAGAAATCGGGGGTGATTATTTTAATGTAATCCAGATAGACAACGAAACAACATTATTTTTTGTCGCTGATGTTTCCGGTAAAAGCATTCCTGCTGCGTTAATTGTATCTACTCTATATTCTTTTCTTCAATTCTATTTTATCGTTAGAAAAGAGAATTACAACGCGATTGAATTCGTTCAATCATTTAACCGATTTTTAATCTCCTCTACTACATCGGATAAATTTGTCACAGCATGGTTTGGATTTTATGGCCAATCAAATAAAAATTTAATAAGCATTAATGCCGGGCATAATCCGACATATCTTTTTAAACACGGTAACAGTTCTTTTGAAAAACTATCCGCTGGCGGATTGTTGCTTGGAAGCATTGACCTTCCCTACAGTTCCGAAATTATTAACTTACAGACAGGCGATATGATTGTTTTTTACACTGACGGAATCCCTGAGGCTATGAATAAGAATGAAGAAGAATTTGGCGAAGAGAGATTTGAAAAACTTCTTTCTAAGAATAAAACTCTTGATGTTAGCAAATTATCTAAAATAGTATTTGATGAAATAAAATTATTTCGAGGAGACGCCGAACAAAGCGATGACATCACGCTTGGAATCCTCAGAATCAAATAA
- a CDS encoding threonine/serine dehydratase, with the protein MTSRLESSESNNMLTHEPTKQNILDTHERIIKQIHRTPILTSSTLNSIFGCELYFKCENFQKVGAFKFRGASNAVLSLSETELPSGVATHSSGNHAAALALAAKMKNIPSYIVMPRTAPQIKKNAVQGYDAKIIFCKPTLQAREEALKKVVEETGAIFIHPYDNYSIIAGQATCAKEIYDELGNLDFIVVPVGGGGLLSGTCLSTKYFSSNTKVIGAEPKGADDAFRSIRDGKIYPSVNPKTICDGLLTNLSEKTFSIIKNNIYQIIAAEEESIINAMRMIWERMKIIVEPSSAVTLAIISENKEKFSGKKVALILSGGNVDLEKLPWS; encoded by the coding sequence ATGACATCACGCTTGGAATCCTCAGAATCAAATAATATGCTAACACACGAGCCGACAAAACAAAACATTCTAGATACCCACGAACGAATTATTAAGCAAATTCACCGTACGCCAATACTAACTTCTTCAACTCTTAATTCTATCTTTGGCTGCGAATTATATTTCAAGTGTGAAAACTTTCAAAAAGTTGGGGCGTTTAAGTTTAGAGGTGCAAGTAATGCGGTTTTATCTTTGAGTGAAACAGAATTACCGTCGGGTGTTGCAACTCATTCGTCGGGAAATCATGCCGCTGCATTAGCTCTTGCTGCAAAGATGAAAAATATTCCATCATACATTGTGATGCCTAGAACCGCACCACAAATAAAAAAGAATGCTGTTCAGGGATATGATGCAAAAATTATTTTCTGCAAGCCGACTCTTCAAGCCCGGGAAGAAGCATTGAAAAAAGTTGTTGAAGAAACCGGTGCAATCTTTATCCATCCTTACGACAATTATTCGATCATCGCCGGACAAGCAACGTGTGCTAAGGAAATTTATGATGAGTTGGGTAATTTAGATTTTATAGTCGTTCCTGTTGGTGGCGGTGGATTGCTAAGCGGAACCTGTCTAAGCACAAAATATTTTTCTTCTAATACAAAAGTTATCGGCGCAGAACCGAAAGGAGCCGATGATGCGTTCCGGTCTATTCGTGATGGAAAAATTTATCCGTCTGTAAATCCAAAAACTATCTGTGATGGTCTGTTAACGAATCTTAGCGAAAAAACTTTTTCAATAATTAAAAATAATATTTACCAAATAATAGCCGCAGAAGAAGAATCTATAATTAATGCTATGAGAATGATATGGGAAAGAATGAAAATTATAGTTGAACCTTCTTCAGCGGTAACACTTGCGATAATATCCGAGAAT
- a CDS encoding valine--tRNA ligase encodes MNPKNLADIPKAYNPKEAEDKWYKYWEDHNLYHSEVDDSRTPYTIVIPPPNITGILHIGHILNNTLQDIYIRYKRMNGFNACWVPGIDHASIATEAKVVALLKEKGITKDDISREEFLKYCYEWKEKYGGIIFQQLRKLGVSCDWQRERFTMDDHYYKKVIEAFVDLYKKGLIYRGYRMVNWDPASKSAISDEEVFYKEVQGKLWYFKYPVKDSKEFVIVATTRPETMLGDTGVAVNPEDERYKHLIGKTIILPIVGRQIPLFADEYVDKEFGTGAVKVTPAHDENDYEMGKRHNLEFVNIFNEDATTNGNVPKEFQEIDRYEVRKKVVARFEELGLLYKTEDYTNKVGYSQRGNVPIEPYLSEQWFMKMDELCKPAIQFVMEGKVKFHPEHWTKTYEHWMSNIRDWCISRQLWWGHRIPVWYHKTTKEIYCEVNPPKDIENWHQDDDVLDTWASSWLWAQDVFTNKRDQKYYYPTDLLVTAPDIIFFWVARMIIAGLYFMKEIPFKDVYFTSLVRDMQGRKMSKSLGNSPDPLDLIDEYGADALRFTMTYIAPLGQDVLFSSEMVEIGRNFANKMWNAGRFLLMNAQNIPLNPALKDKHIDFTDRWIMSRFQTTMKEFNDTLDKFEVNNGSKIVYSYVWNDFCDWYIELAKNRLYQGAEEVKSAVLTRVVLLYEEMLKLVHPFMPFITEEIWQLLDERKKGESISTSSFPKFNNKLIDKKAEEEILFVQEVVSAIRNIRGEMNLPPSKLINVFLKTEKVTEEQVRYIKSLVRINDLKFDANITKPKASASAVVKGCDIFIPLEGLIDVGVERGRIEKEIARLTSSLEGVKKKLSNDGFVAKAPAEVLERERTKLADWEKALDKLKTILSDLK; translated from the coding sequence ATGAATCCTAAAAATCTTGCAGATATTCCAAAAGCTTATAATCCGAAAGAAGCCGAAGACAAATGGTATAAGTATTGGGAAGATCACAATCTTTATCATTCAGAAGTTGATGATAGCAGAACTCCATATACAATTGTAATTCCTCCGCCGAACATTACCGGCATACTTCACATCGGGCATATACTTAATAACACCCTGCAGGATATTTACATCCGCTACAAACGGATGAACGGATTTAATGCATGCTGGGTGCCGGGGATTGATCACGCATCAATTGCCACTGAAGCAAAAGTAGTTGCTCTCTTAAAGGAAAAAGGAATTACTAAAGACGATATCTCGCGCGAAGAATTTTTAAAATATTGTTATGAGTGGAAAGAAAAATATGGCGGAATAATTTTTCAGCAGTTGCGCAAACTCGGCGTAAGCTGCGATTGGCAAAGAGAGCGGTTTACAATGGATGATCACTATTACAAAAAAGTGATTGAAGCATTTGTAGATCTCTACAAAAAAGGTTTGATCTACCGTGGCTATAGAATGGTAAATTGGGATCCGGCTTCGAAGTCGGCAATCTCCGATGAAGAAGTTTTCTACAAAGAAGTTCAAGGAAAACTTTGGTATTTCAAATATCCGGTTAAGGATTCCAAAGAGTTTGTAATAGTTGCAACAACTCGCCCGGAAACTATGCTAGGTGATACCGGTGTTGCTGTTAATCCAGAAGACGAGCGCTACAAACATCTTATCGGAAAAACAATTATTCTTCCGATAGTTGGTAGACAGATTCCTCTTTTTGCTGATGAGTATGTTGATAAAGAATTCGGAACCGGTGCAGTTAAAGTAACTCCTGCGCACGATGAAAACGATTATGAAATGGGTAAGCGTCATAATCTTGAGTTCGTTAATATTTTTAATGAAGATGCTACAACAAACGGAAATGTGCCGAAAGAATTTCAAGAGATTGACCGTTATGAAGTCCGTAAAAAAGTAGTAGCGCGATTTGAGGAACTCGGTCTTCTTTATAAAACAGAAGACTACACTAATAAGGTCGGTTACTCCCAACGCGGCAACGTTCCTATCGAACCTTATCTTTCTGAACAGTGGTTTATGAAGATGGATGAACTATGCAAGCCGGCAATTCAATTTGTTATGGAGGGCAAAGTAAAATTTCATCCCGAACATTGGACAAAAACTTACGAACACTGGATGAGCAATATTAGAGATTGGTGTATATCCCGTCAATTATGGTGGGGACACCGCATTCCGGTTTGGTATCATAAAACAACAAAGGAAATTTACTGCGAGGTTAATCCGCCGAAAGACATTGAGAATTGGCATCAAGATGATGATGTGCTTGATACATGGGCTTCAAGCTGGCTCTGGGCACAGGATGTTTTTACTAACAAGCGTGATCAAAAATATTATTACCCGACCGACCTACTTGTTACAGCACCAGATATAATTTTCTTTTGGGTTGCAAGAATGATCATCGCAGGATTGTACTTCATGAAAGAAATTCCATTCAAAGATGTTTACTTCACTAGCCTGGTGCGTGACATGCAGGGCAGAAAGATGAGTAAGTCTTTGGGCAATTCCCCCGATCCGCTTGATCTGATTGACGAATATGGTGCAGACGCTTTGCGTTTTACGATGACATACATTGCACCGCTCGGACAGGATGTTCTTTTTAGTTCAGAGATGGTTGAGATCGGAAGGAACTTTGCAAACAAGATGTGGAACGCCGGAAGATTTTTATTAATGAACGCACAAAATATTCCACTCAATCCCGCATTGAAAGATAAACATATTGATTTTACAGATAGATGGATTATGTCCCGCTTTCAAACTACCATGAAAGAGTTTAATGACACTCTCGATAAATTTGAAGTGAACAACGGATCGAAGATTGTTTATTCTTATGTGTGGAATGATTTCTGCGATTGGTATATAGAACTTGCCAAGAATAGATTATACCAGGGCGCCGAAGAAGTGAAATCTGCCGTATTAACAAGAGTTGTTCTTTTGTATGAAGAAATGTTGAAACTTGTTCATCCGTTCATGCCTTTTATAACTGAGGAGATTTGGCAATTACTCGATGAACGTAAAAAAGGCGAAAGTATTTCCACCTCTTCATTTCCAAAATTCAATAATAAATTAATTGATAAGAAAGCCGAAGAAGAAATTCTTTTTGTTCAGGAAGTCGTTTCAGCAATCAGAAATATCCGCGGAGAGATGAATCTTCCTCCGTCTAAACTGATAAATGTTTTCTTAAAAACAGAAAAAGTAACCGAAGAACAAGTCCGCTACATAAAATCTCTTGTCCGCATAAACGATCTTAAGTTTGATGCGAACATTACAAAACCAAAAGCAAGCGCTTCTGCTGTGGTTAAGGGCTGCGATATTTTTATTCCTCTTGAAGGATTGATTGACGTCGGTGTTGAACGCGGCAGGATCGAAAAAGAAATTGCGCGTCTTACTTCTTCGCTTGAAGGTGTTAAGAAAAAACTTTCCAACGATGGGTTTGTTGCCAAAGCTCCTGCTGAAGTTCTAGAGCGTGAAAGGACAAAGCTTGCCGATTGGGAAAAAGCGCTTGATAAATTGAAGACCATCCTTTCTGATCTAAAATAA